The Arctopsyche grandis isolate Sample6627 chromosome 10, ASM5162203v2, whole genome shotgun sequence genome window below encodes:
- the LOC143917874 gene encoding uncharacterized protein LOC143917874 produces MNYTFTLPTVETEAAIEEFIQNNGLKDVVLRVRKVSKITDNYVGEIFKIEIASKHDKFILHNLIVKTILNKTKFELMKLENLFNLEAVFYNVVVPIFEKFQNKHNIPVGEQFDFVKCHKADKNLMLMENMCVRGYRMHDWSIPYDSDHLELALISLARYHSISFAMKKLNLALYKNLAKLLEITAVVEDEVLDMMIEYSLMQATKIMGDVSRTEKMLSFSKNAVDKYHKLTCSESAKPYDVICHRDCWNNNFLFKYENGIPVDMKFVGWQFVEVCSPIIDLAHMIYLSTDASMRANYKNRLFNIYYDALGKQLTYFGCDIKECYPLPIFYNHVKEFLPYGLMISTVALPHILSNIKEEIKFLDDYEAGKIKYIYLQYNEKSKDRIRGIVDDFIKLKLI; encoded by the exons ATGAACTACACATTTACTTTGCCCACGGTAGAAACCGAAGCTGCAATAGAAGAGTTCATACAAAACAACGGTTTGAAGGATGTAGTCTTGCGTGTAAGAAAGGTATCAAAAATTACAGACAATTACGTCGGCGAGATATTTAAAATCGAAATAGCTTCCAAACACGACAAATTCATCCTACACAATTTGATCGTGAAGACGATTCTAAACAAAACCAAATTTGAattgatgaaattagaaaatttaTTCAACTTGGAGGCCGTTTTTTACAATGTGGTTGTGCCTATTTTTGAAAAGTTTCAAAACAAACACAACATTCCAGTCGGGGAACAATTCGACTTCGTCAAATGCCACAAAGCGGACAAAAATCTGATGTTGATGGAAAACATGTGCGTGAGAGGATATCGGATGCACGACTGGAGCATTCCGTACGATTCGGACCATTTGGAGTTGGCGCTGATCAGCCTAGCTCGATACCATTCGATTTCGTTTGCGATGAAGAAACTCAACCTGGCATTGTATAAGAACTTGGCAAAGCTACTGGAGATTACAGCAGTTGTGGAAGATGAGGTTTTGGATATGATGATAGAGTACTCTCTCATGCAAGCAACCAAAATTATGGGCGACGTATCCAGGACGGAGAAGATGCTTTCATTCTCAAAGAATGCAGTGGATAAATATCACAAATTAACTTGTTCAGAAAGCGCCAAGCCCTATGATGTTATTTGTCACCGCGATTGCTggaataataactttttgttcAAATATGAG AATGGAATACCAGTAGATATGAAGTTTGTGGGTTGGCAGTTTGTAGAAGTCTGCTCGCCCATTATAGATTTAGCTcatatgatttatttaagcaCGGACGCGTCTATGAGAGCCAATTATAAAAATCGACTGTTCAATATATACTATGATGCACTTGGAAAGCAGTTAACATATTTCGGTTGTGATATTAAAGAATGTTATCCGCTGCCAATTTTCTACAATCATGTAAAAGAATTCTTGCCCTATGGACTGATGATAAGCACAGTGGCACTTCCGCATATATTATCCAATATAAaggaagaaataaaatttttggatgATTACGAAGCtggcaaaattaaatatatatatttacaatataacgAAAAGAGTAAAGATAGAATAAGAGGCATCGTTgatgattttataaaattaaaattaatttaa